The Natrarchaeobius halalkaliphilus DNA segment TACGCCCGCGAGAACGACGTTCCCTTCCTCGGACTCTGTCTCGGATTTCAGATGGCCGTCGTCGAGTACGCCCGAAACGTGCTGGGACTCGAGGACGCACACTCCGCGGAGATGGACGAGGACACGCCCCACCCGATCATCGACATCCTGCCCGAACAGTACGAGGTCGAGGACATGGGTGGGACGATGCGTCTGGGCGAGCACACGACGGTGATCGAACCTGAGACGCTCGCCTACGAACTGTACGGCGATACGTCCTGTTCCGAGCGCCATCGACACCGATACGAGGTCAACCCCGAGTACTTCGAGGCGTTCGAAGACGAGCCGCTGACGTTCTCGGGAACGGCCGGCAATCGCATGGAGATCCTCGAACTCGAGAACCACCCCTACTTCGTCGGCACGCAGTTCCACCCTGAGTACACGTCCCGGCCTGGACAGCCCAGTCCGCCGTTTCTCGGACTCGTCGAGGCTGTTCTCGAGGAAATCGAGATCGACGAAACCGGAAACACACAGGAGACGACCGACATCGATTCCGAAACGGAGGTAACCCACTGATGGTAGACACTGAGACGTTCACCCCGGACGCAGTCGAAGAGATCGAAACCGAAATCGGAGACGAGAACGCCGTCATCGCCCTCTCGGGCGGCGTCGATTCCTCGGTCGCCGCCGCGCTCGCCTACGAGGCGATCGGCGATCGGCTCACGCCGGTGTACGTCGATACCGGCCTGATGCGAAAAGGCGAGACGGAACAGATTCGCGAGACGTTTTCCTACATGGAGTCACTTCGTGTCGTCGACGCCAAAGACCGGTTTCTCGAGGCCCTTTCCGGCGTCAGCGACCCCGAAGAAAAGCGCGCGATCATCGGAGAGCAGTTCATCCGCGAGTTCGAACGCGAGGCAAACGACGCCGACGCGGACTACCTCGTCCAGGGGACGATCTACCCCGACCGGATCGAGAGCGAGGGCGGGATCAAGTCCCACCACAACGTCGGCGGACTTCCGGAGGTCGTCGACTTCGACGGCATCGTCGAACCCGTCCGCGACCTCTACAAGGACGAGGTCCGCGAGGTCGCTCGCCACCTCGGACTGGACGAACTCGTTGCCGAACGAATGCCGTTTCCCGGTCCCGGCCTCGCCGTACGCGTGATCGGCCCCGTCACCGAGGAGAAACTCGAGGTCGCACGAGACGCCTGTCACGTCGTCGAAGACGAACTCGAAGAGTACGAGCCATGGCAGGCACTCGCCGCGGTCATCGGCAAGGCGACCGGCGTCAAGGGCGATAACCGCGTTCACGGCTGGGTCGTCTCGGTTCGATCCGTCGAATCGCGAGACGGGATGACCGCCCGCGCACAGGAGATCGACTGGGAAACCCTTCAACGCATTCAGTCACGTATCACCGGGACGAACGAGAACGTCGCTCGCGTCGTCTACGACGTCACGCACAAGCCTCCCGCGACGATCGAGTACGAATGAGCCGGAAAGTAATCGTCGCGGGTCCCGACGACGACGACATCGCACCGGCCCTCGAGAACGAGGGTGCGGACGTGCATCGACTCGACGGCGTCCTGACGCGACCTCGACTCGAAGAGGTCGGGATCGTCGGCGCCGAACTGTACGTCCTCACCGATATCGATCAGGCGACGTCGATACCGATCGTCTGCGATCTCAGCGATCAGATTCGGACCGTCGTCTACAGCCGAAAGACGATACCCGAGTTCGTCAGGGGACAGCTCGATCTCTCCGTCGATCCGCGGCTGGTCGATCCGGCCGTCGTGGCCGACGAGCTCGTCGATTGAACCCGACGATCCGCGTTCGGCGTTCGCACGTGATGGATTATTATAGACTCACGAATAGGGAGGTATGAACAGTCTACACCCCGTTATCGGGGGATTGAATCCGGATTAAATCCGACGGAACTCGGCGTAAGAAC contains these protein-coding regions:
- the guaA gene encoding glutamine-hydrolyzing GMP synthase; translated protein: MVDTETFTPDAVEEIETEIGDENAVIALSGGVDSSVAAALAYEAIGDRLTPVYVDTGLMRKGETEQIRETFSYMESLRVVDAKDRFLEALSGVSDPEEKRAIIGEQFIREFEREANDADADYLVQGTIYPDRIESEGGIKSHHNVGGLPEVVDFDGIVEPVRDLYKDEVREVARHLGLDELVAERMPFPGPGLAVRVIGPVTEEKLEVARDACHVVEDELEEYEPWQALAAVIGKATGVKGDNRVHGWVVSVRSVESRDGMTARAQEIDWETLQRIQSRITGTNENVARVVYDVTHKPPATIEYE
- a CDS encoding DUF7126 family protein, with product MSRKVIVAGPDDDDIAPALENEGADVHRLDGVLTRPRLEEVGIVGAELYVLTDIDQATSIPIVCDLSDQIRTVVYSRKTIPEFVRGQLDLSVDPRLVDPAVVADELVD